One genomic segment of Fusobacterium sp. includes these proteins:
- a CDS encoding ECF transporter S component: protein MFNWKLKDVIMVSIFSVIFSFIYLGAVYFANFLATILASFGLAPFAYEILFGVWFMASTFVPYIVQRSGVAVVSEVLSALIEVIMGNMFGPIVILSGIIQGMGPELVFAKNKYKNFTMMNMCLAAAAACVASFIWGFIRGGFVKYSPIMLVCMFIVRLISSVVFSGIICKITADKLAGTGALSGYVLGQNNDPEMED from the coding sequence ATGTTTAATTGGAAATTAAAAGATGTAATAATGGTATCAATTTTTTCTGTAATATTTTCATTTATATATTTGGGAGCTGTATATTTTGCTAATTTTCTTGCAACAATACTTGCATCTTTTGGATTAGCTCCTTTTGCATATGAGATCCTTTTTGGAGTATGGTTCATGGCATCTACTTTTGTACCATATATCGTGCAGAGATCAGGGGTAGCAGTAGTTTCAGAAGTGCTTTCTGCCCTTATAGAGGTTATCATGGGAAATATGTTTGGACCAATAGTAATTCTTTCTGGAATAATTCAGGGAATGGGACCAGAACTTGTATTTGCAAAGAATAAATATAAGAATTTTACTATGATGAATATGTGTCTTGCAGCAGCAGCAGCTTGTGTAGCAAGTTTTATATGGGGATTCATAAGAGGAGGGTTTGTAAAATATTCTCCAATAATGTTAGTATGCATGTTTATAGTAAGACTTATCAGCTCAGTGGTATTTTCAGGTATAATCTGTAAAATAACTGCTGATAAGCTGGCAGGAACAGGAGCATTGAGTGGTTATGTTCTTGGACAGAATAATGATCCTGAAATGGAAGATTAA
- a CDS encoding YkoF family thiamine/hydroxymethylpyrimidine-binding protein, with protein sequence MGLKDCLWCIGGASKGVSGCRFSLYPMTDKFVDIILGGLEKTDISKVWKQTDKLSTCVRGKSTHVFDVVKGLFVNAHKEDVHMALEATFSKGCPGDTDADSFMEVDDEKVNEKNIKDKKFNVVSKISFYPMGEEDYMEHIAKAVMTAKDRGVFTKSSHYVSVLEGDVHSVFDVLEEIFQYGEANLSHYILQVTISVNSPTKD encoded by the coding sequence ATGGGATTGAAAGATTGTTTATGGTGTATAGGTGGAGCAAGTAAAGGAGTGTCTGGATGTAGATTTTCTCTTTATCCAATGACAGATAAGTTTGTAGATATAATTCTTGGAGGACTTGAAAAAACAGATATTTCAAAAGTTTGGAAACAAACAGATAAATTAAGTACATGTGTCAGAGGAAAAAGTACTCATGTATTTGATGTTGTAAAAGGTTTATTTGTTAATGCTCATAAAGAAGATGTGCATATGGCTCTTGAGGCTACTTTTTCCAAAGGATGTCCTGGTGACACAGATGCAGATTCATTTATGGAAGTAGATGATGAAAAGGTAAATGAAAAAAATATCAAAGATAAAAAATTTAATGTAGTGAGCAAGATTTCTTTTTATCCTATGGGGGAAGAAGACTACATGGAACATATAGCCAAAGCAGTAATGACAGCAAAAGATAGAGGAGTTTTTACTAAAAGCTCTCATTATGTGTCTGTTTTAGAGGGAGATGTACATAGTGTATTTGATGTATTGGAAGAAATATTTCAATATGGAGAGGCAAATCTGTCACATTATATTTTACAGGTTACTATTTCAGTGAATAGCCCAACAAAAGATTAG
- a CDS encoding VOC family protein — MNNELKIKMYSFTVDCIDPYKLAKFYADLLKWEIPFYDEDYACICPPKTYQGAYPGITFQHNPGYVPPVWPEKPEAQQQMAHLDFAVNNLEEAVQYAVQCGATIASEQFSDDWRVMFDPDGHPFCLCQMKPIFESPHFALR, encoded by the coding sequence ATGAATAATGAACTGAAAATCAAAATGTACTCATTTACAGTGGACTGTATAGACCCTTATAAATTAGCAAAATTTTATGCTGATTTGCTAAAATGGGAAATACCTTTTTATGATGAAGATTATGCCTGTATATGTCCTCCAAAAACATATCAAGGAGCGTATCCTGGGATAACATTTCAACATAATCCTGGATATGTACCTCCTGTGTGGCCAGAAAAACCTGAGGCTCAACAGCAAATGGCACATTTAGATTTTGCTGTTAATAATTTAGAGGAAGCAGTTCAATATGCAGTTCAGTGTGGAGCAACAATTGCATCTGAACAATTCTCTGATGACTGGAGAGTTATGTTTGATCCTGATGGGCATCCTTTCTGTTTATGCCAAATGAAACCAATTTTTGAAAGCCCTCATTTTGCATTACGATAG
- a CDS encoding acetamidase/formamidase family protein, protein MIYISKDYVTDILKWDNKAAAHCKDGEIVVFETRDCYDNCITSSERPLGDRKDGLSNPVTGALYVDGAEKGDILKVEIRDIKLRPWGVMRSSNTGGVFYEKYDKREAVIYSIRDNKILFDDVLELEAEPMIGVIGTAPEGEEGILTITPGKHGGNMDCKKITAGSIIYLPVNVEGGLLSMGDIHALMGDGEVFICGLETAGEVTVKVSVLKNTKLPVPFLYSGEKVMTIQSAETLDKAGDMAAKEMFEFVKDASGQNDLRTGMLMSLLSDMAVCQVVDPLLTMRVEFPLAVLEKYGYKLP, encoded by the coding sequence ATGATATATATAAGTAAAGATTATGTAACAGATATACTTAAATGGGATAATAAAGCAGCAGCTCACTGTAAAGATGGAGAGATAGTGGTATTTGAAACAAGAGATTGTTATGATAATTGTATAACAAGCTCAGAAAGACCTTTGGGAGATAGAAAAGATGGACTGTCTAATCCAGTGACAGGTGCATTATATGTAGATGGAGCTGAAAAAGGAGATATATTAAAAGTTGAAATAAGAGATATAAAACTTCGCCCTTGGGGAGTGATGCGTTCTTCAAATACAGGTGGAGTTTTTTATGAAAAATATGATAAAAGAGAAGCAGTGATATATTCTATTCGAGATAATAAGATACTGTTTGATGATGTTCTGGAATTAGAGGCTGAACCTATGATAGGAGTAATTGGAACAGCTCCAGAAGGAGAAGAGGGAATACTGACAATTACACCTGGAAAGCATGGAGGGAATATGGATTGTAAAAAAATAACAGCAGGTTCAATAATTTATCTTCCTGTAAATGTAGAAGGGGGACTTCTATCAATGGGAGATATTCATGCTCTTATGGGGGATGGAGAAGTATTTATCTGTGGATTGGAAACAGCTGGTGAGGTAACTGTAAAGGTAAGTGTATTGAAAAATACAAAACTACCAGTACCATTTTTATATTCAGGGGAGAAAGTAATGACTATACAGTCAGCTGAAACTCTAGATAAAGCAGGAGATATGGCAGCAAAAGAGATGTTTGAGTTTGTGAAAGATGCTTCTGGACAGAATGATTTGAGAACAGGAATGCTTATGTCGTTACTTTCTGATATGGCAGTATGCCAAGTAGTAGATCCTCTTCTTACAATGAGAGTTGAATTTCCTCTTGCAGTACTTGAAAAATATGGATATAAGCTCCCTTAG
- a CDS encoding HU family DNA-binding protein: MTESEFIKFYRKRNYCRNEEEAKRRIDLFWNVLLKALDENERVVFKGWGLFEKKEVKPRKIVIPTHKKIAYTKPKKAVKFKAGTKLVETVNKNSGKDE; encoded by the coding sequence ATGACAGAGAGTGAATTTATAAAGTTCTATAGAAAAAGAAACTATTGCCGAAATGAAGAAGAAGCAAAGAGAAGGATAGATTTATTCTGGAATGTACTGTTAAAAGCATTGGATGAGAATGAAAGGGTAGTATTTAAAGGGTGGGGATTATTTGAAAAGAAAGAAGTAAAACCAAGAAAAATAGTAATTCCAACACACAAGAAAATAGCCTATACTAAACCTAAAAAAGCAGTGAAATTTAAAGCAGGAACAAAACTTGTAGAAACTGTCAATAAAAATAGTGGTAAAGATGAATAA
- a CDS encoding HU family DNA-binding protein, whose amino-acid sequence MNKRELAKIYRRMNSRTLTVKKAKKEIEAFIETLEEALLVDGEVRFVKRGVFDIFSRQPKLISNPSTGEHMTIYPKKTVRFRASKNLLK is encoded by the coding sequence ATGAATAAAAGAGAACTAGCAAAAATATATAGAAGAATGAATTCAAGAACTTTAACAGTAAAAAAAGCAAAAAAAGAAATAGAAGCATTTATTGAAACACTTGAAGAAGCTTTGTTGGTAGATGGAGAAGTGAGATTTGTTAAAAGAGGGGTGTTTGATATATTTTCAAGACAGCCTAAATTAATATCTAATCCTTCAACAGGAGAGCATATGACAATTTATCCTAAAAAAACAGTAAGATTCAGAGCTTCTAAGAATCTGCTGAAATAG
- a CDS encoding DUF554 domain-containing protein, which translates to MIGTIVNTITIIFGTLLGSLFKKGIKQEYQGAMLTAMGLAATALGANAVVSNMPKSTFPVLFIISLAVGSLIGTVINIDKRFQNLMGKYSKSNLGQGLSTAILFFCIGTLSILGPIEAALNKNYTYLFTNATLDFVTSMVLASTYGIGIAIAAGVLFCWQGAIYLFAGFLSAFLSPSLLTEISIIGGILIASSGISILGIKDCKTMNMLPSLLIPAVWFFIRSFF; encoded by the coding sequence GTGATAGGAACAATAGTCAATACAATTACCATTATATTTGGAACTCTGTTGGGAAGCTTATTTAAAAAAGGAATCAAACAGGAATATCAGGGAGCTATGCTTACAGCTATGGGATTGGCAGCAACAGCACTTGGAGCTAATGCTGTTGTGAGTAATATGCCAAAAAGCACTTTTCCAGTATTATTTATTATCAGCCTTGCTGTTGGAAGTCTTATTGGAACAGTCATAAATATTGATAAAAGATTTCAAAATCTTATGGGAAAATATTCAAAATCAAATTTAGGGCAGGGGCTGTCTACAGCTATTCTTTTTTTCTGTATAGGAACACTTTCAATATTAGGGCCTATAGAAGCAGCTTTAAACAAAAATTACACCTATCTTTTTACAAATGCTACTCTTGATTTTGTAACTTCTATGGTATTAGCTTCTACTTATGGAATAGGAATAGCTATTGCAGCAGGAGTATTATTCTGCTGGCAGGGAGCAATATATTTATTTGCTGGATTTCTTTCAGCTTTTTTGTCACCATCATTACTTACTGAAATATCCATTATTGGTGGAATACTTATAGCAAGTTCTGGAATTTCTATATTAGGAATAAAAGATTGTAAAACTATGAATATGCTCCCATCACTTCTTATACCAGCAGTATGGTTTTTTATAAGGTCTTTTTTTTAA
- a CDS encoding ABC transporter ATP-binding protein: MEEVLRCQDIVFKYRETSKENVIDSFTYSFDRGEIYLITGFSGCGKSTLANVIAGLYPSSKGILSKGEVKLFGKEISEYPLEKRAEYIMMMFQNADTQFCMDIVKDEIIFCLENISFSVEKMNEIVEGVLKETGIEYLKYRKISSLSGGEKQKLSLACILAVKPKIIVLDEPFANVDYESSQEIVNILKNINKEKEGTIIAVDHRISLWKDIDYTLLHLGKGCSFVDKNIDKYLVDIIDEEEYKKNYLEKCEKFKERGDSIEIEGLKMVYEKESLLEDINIKIKEGSITSIIGKSGAGKTSLLKAIAGIYKISHGNIKIFGTDIKKIKDKVFINNVGIVFQNPQNQFITYKVIEEIMFTMRNRYPKEDEKLLLEKSENLLKEFELYKYRNFSPFSLSQGQQRKLAVLSMLGAGQRIILCDEPTYGQDNKTSIEIMEFLKRKAIEENITVVMVSHDKNLVFRYSDFIYETTIDKNIRRIEV; the protein is encoded by the coding sequence ATGGAAGAAGTTTTAAGATGTCAGGATATTGTTTTTAAGTATAGAGAAACATCAAAAGAAAATGTAATAGATAGCTTCACATACTCTTTTGATAGAGGGGAAATATATTTAATAACAGGCTTTTCAGGCTGTGGAAAAAGTACTCTTGCCAATGTTATTGCAGGACTTTATCCAAGCAGTAAAGGAATACTTTCTAAGGGAGAAGTAAAACTTTTTGGAAAAGAGATATCTGAATATCCTCTTGAGAAAAGAGCTGAATATATTATGATGATGTTCCAAAATGCTGATACTCAGTTTTGTATGGATATAGTAAAAGATGAAATAATATTCTGTCTGGAGAATATTTCTTTTTCTGTAGAAAAGATGAATGAAATTGTAGAAGGAGTATTAAAAGAAACTGGAATAGAATATCTAAAATACAGAAAAATATCTTCACTTTCAGGAGGAGAAAAACAAAAACTTTCTCTGGCATGTATATTAGCAGTAAAACCAAAAATTATAGTACTTGATGAACCTTTTGCCAATGTGGATTATGAAAGCAGTCAGGAAATTGTAAATATACTGAAAAATATAAATAAAGAAAAAGAAGGGACTATAATAGCTGTAGATCACAGAATATCTCTTTGGAAAGATATAGATTACACTCTTCTCCATTTAGGAAAAGGGTGTAGTTTTGTTGATAAAAATATTGATAAATATCTTGTTGATATAATAGATGAAGAAGAATATAAAAAGAATTATCTGGAAAAATGTGAGAAGTTTAAAGAGCGAGGAGATTCAATAGAGATAGAAGGATTAAAAATGGTTTATGAAAAGGAATCTCTGTTGGAAGATATTAATATTAAGATAAAAGAGGGAAGCATAACCTCTATAATAGGAAAAAGCGGAGCTGGTAAAACTTCTCTTTTAAAAGCTATAGCAGGGATATATAAGATATCACATGGAAATATAAAGATATTTGGAACAGATATTAAAAAAATTAAAGATAAAGTATTCATAAATAATGTAGGAATAGTTTTTCAAAATCCTCAAAATCAGTTTATAACATATAAAGTTATAGAAGAAATAATGTTTACTATGAGAAATAGATATCCTAAGGAAGATGAAAAACTGCTTTTAGAAAAATCAGAAAATTTGCTGAAAGAATTTGAACTTTATAAATATAGAAATTTTTCACCTTTTTCTCTTAGTCAGGGACAGCAGAGAAAACTTGCAGTTCTTTCAATGCTGGGAGCTGGGCAAAGGATAATTCTTTGTGATGAGCCTACTTATGGACAGGATAATAAAACAAGTATAGAGATAATGGAATTTCTTAAAAGGAAGGCAATAGAAGAAAATATTACTGTTGTGATGGTATCCCATGACAAAAATCTTGTATTCAGGTATTCAGATTTTATCTATGAAACAACTATTGATAAAAATATAAGGAGAATAGAAGTATGA
- a CDS encoding mechanosensitive ion channel family protein, with protein sequence MWGKLQIFAEEWIDMTIRGLPDTMLKIVLIVFLLVIVNPVVRISTQTLKVLMEKSHVDELLVAFIVSLAKTIMYVIFFFLLIGSLGVKATSLLTLLGTAGLAVGLALQGSLSNLAGGVLILFFKPFLKGEWIESNAGSGVVETIHILYTVLNTKDNAKIIVPNGQLANSALKNISRNTERRVDLEVSVAYGTSGEKVKEILKEIADNHSKILHEKGYTIRMCRHNSSSLDYNYRVWVLKENYWEVYYDLLEEVIARFDKDGIEVPYQKIDIYNK encoded by the coding sequence ATGTGGGGAAAACTACAAATATTTGCAGAGGAATGGATTGATATGACAATAAGAGGGCTTCCAGATACTATGTTGAAAATTGTGTTGATAGTTTTTTTGTTGGTGATAGTAAATCCTGTTGTCAGAATAAGTACTCAGACTTTAAAAGTTTTAATGGAAAAAAGTCATGTAGATGAGTTATTAGTTGCCTTTATAGTATCTCTAGCTAAGACAATAATGTATGTAATATTTTTCTTTTTGCTAATAGGAAGCTTAGGAGTAAAAGCAACTTCTCTTTTGACTTTGCTTGGTACAGCAGGATTGGCAGTAGGATTAGCACTTCAGGGAAGTTTAAGTAATCTGGCAGGAGGAGTTTTAATATTATTTTTTAAACCGTTTTTAAAAGGGGAGTGGATAGAAAGCAATGCAGGTTCTGGGGTAGTAGAAACTATTCATATTCTATATACAGTATTAAATACAAAAGATAATGCAAAGATAATAGTACCAAATGGACAGCTTGCCAACTCTGCATTAAAGAATATATCAAGAAATACTGAAAGACGTGTAGATTTAGAAGTATCAGTAGCATATGGAACTTCAGGAGAAAAAGTAAAGGAAATACTGAAAGAAATAGCAGATAATCATTCAAAGATACTTCATGAAAAAGGATATACAATAAGGATGTGCAGACATAATTCAAGTTCTTTAGACTATAATTATAGAGTATGGGTTTTGAAAGAAAATTACTGGGAAGTATATTACGATTTACTGGAAGAAGTCATTGCCAGATTTGATAAGGATGGAATTGAAGTACCTTATCAAAAAATCGATATTTACAATAAATAA
- a CDS encoding copper homeostasis protein CutC, with protein sequence MIKEVCVESFSEALAAEKRGADRIELCDNLYLGGTTPSYGTIKMAIEKLTIPAFPIIRPRGGDFYYSKEEIEIMKEDIKICKSLEAKGVVLGVLTSDNKVDFETLKELVDLASPMEVTFHKAVDELENPVEIIDRFVEIGVKRILSSGTKETALEGKNILNAMIKKADSRITILIAGKVTSDNFKEVAAAIPSSEYHGKKII encoded by the coding sequence ATGATAAAAGAAGTATGTGTAGAATCATTCTCAGAAGCTCTTGCAGCTGAAAAAAGAGGAGCTGACAGAATAGAATTATGTGATAATCTTTACCTTGGTGGAACTACTCCATCTTATGGTACTATTAAAATGGCTATTGAAAAGCTTACTATTCCTGCTTTTCCTATAATCAGACCAAGAGGTGGAGATTTTTACTATTCAAAAGAAGAGATAGAAATAATGAAAGAGGATATAAAAATATGTAAATCATTAGAAGCAAAGGGGGTTGTTCTTGGAGTTCTTACCTCTGATAACAAAGTTGATTTTGAAACTTTAAAAGAACTTGTTGACCTTGCTTCTCCTATGGAAGTTACATTTCATAAAGCTGTAGATGAGTTGGAAAACCCTGTTGAAATTATAGACAGATTTGTTGAAATTGGAGTAAAAAGAATTCTTTCTTCTGGTACAAAAGAAACTGCACTTGAAGGAAAAAATATTCTTAATGCTATGATTAAAAAAGCTGATAGCAGAATTACTATACTGATAGCTGGAAAAGTTACAAGTGATAATTTCAAAGAGGTGGCTGCTGCTATACCATCTTCTGAATATCATGGTAAGAAAATAATATAA
- a CDS encoding energy-coupling factor transporter transmembrane component T, whose translation MIKLNPGYKGLTIFLISLLLSFEYNYYLNFSVFCICIMLMVINKISLKKIILSFLPVLLLAGGIFFTGMLYSSRGTAEDITSLTKTVVVIGNIENGLQLSIRILAYAGLGLLFVFTTDPRLFIISLMQQFHLPGNFAYGILAAYGFIPVIKQEYENMRYAYRARGVKRNIFMLPMLVTAVRSSESIAMAMESKGFNAKSKRTEYIKLKVTKWDYIVLIGSTGITLLAMYLF comes from the coding sequence ATGATAAAACTCAATCCAGGATATAAAGGACTTACTATATTTCTAATATCTCTGCTCCTTTCTTTTGAGTATAACTATTATTTAAATTTTTCAGTATTTTGTATTTGTATCATGCTTATGGTCATTAATAAAATTTCACTGAAAAAAATAATACTGTCTTTTCTTCCTGTCCTGCTTTTAGCTGGGGGAATATTTTTTACAGGAATGTTATACAGCAGCAGAGGAACAGCTGAAGATATTACAAGCCTTACTAAAACTGTTGTAGTTATAGGAAATATAGAAAATGGACTGCAGCTTTCTATAAGAATATTGGCTTATGCTGGACTGGGGCTTCTTTTTGTATTTACAACTGATCCCAGACTTTTTATAATCAGTCTTATGCAGCAGTTTCATCTTCCAGGAAATTTTGCCTATGGAATACTTGCAGCATATGGTTTCATTCCTGTGATAAAACAGGAGTATGAGAATATGAGATATGCCTATAGAGCAAGGGGAGTTAAACGTAATATATTTATGCTTCCAATGCTTGTGACAGCTGTACGTTCTTCTGAGAGTATTGCAATGGCTATGGAATCAAAAGGATTTAATGCTAAAAGCAAGAGAACAGAATATATAAAACTAAAGGTTACAAAATGGGATTATATAGTTTTGATAGGAAGTACAGGAATAACACTTCTTGCAATGTATTTATTTTAA
- a CDS encoding MerR family transcriptional regulator, whose product MKELFSIGEMAKLFNMRVGTLRYYDEINILKPEKIDDETGYRYYSTKQFERLNTIKYLRALGMSLEKIESFFDGKDVENLKKLLEEQQKYTQERIKELQYIDKKIENRLIQLSDALNTVFDKIEEKHILERKIVLLRKDIPIGDDLEYPLRELERFNNLEPLMFLGKVGVSVSQEDLVCKSFKNFSSIFLFIEDGDNLEREDVKLKESDYVTIRFSGTHIKADNYYIELLNYIENKDYTINGDSVEITLIDLGITNDSSKFVTELQIPVKKS is encoded by the coding sequence ATGAAGGAGCTGTTTTCTATAGGAGAGATGGCTAAACTCTTTAATATGAGAGTTGGTACATTGAGATATTATGACGAAATAAATATTTTAAAACCTGAAAAAATAGATGATGAAACAGGATATAGATATTATTCAACTAAGCAGTTTGAAAGGCTGAACACTATAAAATACCTTAGAGCCTTGGGGATGTCTCTTGAAAAAATAGAGTCTTTTTTTGATGGAAAAGATGTAGAAAATCTTAAAAAACTCCTTGAAGAACAGCAAAAATATACTCAGGAAAGAATAAAAGAATTACAATATATAGACAAAAAAATAGAGAACAGATTAATTCAATTATCAGATGCTTTAAATACAGTATTTGATAAGATAGAAGAAAAGCATATTTTAGAGAGAAAGATAGTTCTTTTAAGAAAGGATATACCAATTGGAGATGACTTGGAATATCCTCTTAGAGAGCTGGAGAGATTTAATAATCTTGAACCCCTTATGTTTTTGGGAAAAGTTGGAGTATCAGTGTCACAGGAAGATTTAGTATGTAAGAGTTTCAAAAATTTTTCCAGTATCTTTCTTTTTATAGAAGATGGAGATAATTTAGAGAGAGAAGATGTAAAATTAAAAGAGAGTGATTATGTAACCATAAGGTTTTCCGGAACCCATATAAAAGCAGATAATTACTATATTGAACTCTTAAATTATATAGAAAATAAGGATTATACAATTAATGGAGATTCCGTGGAAATAACTCTTATAGATTTGGGAATTACAAATGACAGTTCAAAATTTGTTACTGAACTTCAAATACCAGTTAAAAAATCTTGA
- a CDS encoding CGGC domain-containing protein — protein MENIKLIITIQCEIAKRRCSGFHCMNSFFTRTGLFKDYPKSEELRFLTFQCGGCHGKGINSLLGNVNKLIAQEKLITKNEVAVHFASCVTFDNHHSDRCPFINAMKKIVNKMGYINIVEGSYLSKTATRRREEGVYKDYAALNK, from the coding sequence ATGGAAAATATTAAACTTATCATCACTATTCAATGCGAAATAGCTAAAAGAAGATGCAGTGGTTTTCACTGCATGAATTCATTTTTTACCAGAACTGGCCTTTTTAAAGATTACCCCAAAAGTGAAGAACTTAGATTTCTCACTTTTCAATGTGGGGGATGTCATGGAAAAGGTATCAACAGTCTCTTAGGAAATGTAAATAAACTGATTGCTCAAGAAAAACTTATCACTAAAAATGAAGTTGCTGTACATTTTGCTTCATGTGTAACTTTTGATAATCATCATTCTGATAGATGCCCATTTATCAATGCTATGAAGAAAATAGTAAATAAAATGGGATATATTAATATTGTTGAAGGAAGCTATCTTTCAAAAACAGCTACAAGAAGGAGAGAAGAGGGAGTATACAAAGATTATGCTGCCTTAAATAAATAA